From a single Fusarium fujikuroi IMI 58289 draft genome, chromosome FFUJ_chr03 genomic region:
- a CDS encoding related to salicylate 1-monooxygenase: MSTQSGWRALDVAVIGGGIGGQAVATSLRRQGHKVTIYERADFAGEVGASISCAANGTRWLEEWNVNIEIGDPVILRKLISRDWKTGEPISVYDLKDYKERWGYVYYMFHRQYMHRMLMDSALGEGEGPPAQLIVNHQATDVDVESGEVTFANGKKVKHDVVIGADGIGSTLRSVFGIKPDRKPATCTCLHTNVDTAKAVELGLVDYSQNSALEYWGGYNTHFKIVLSPCNGGKLLSYYCFFPREAGDLKAQTWDQEATLDELLDPYPDLDRSVFKHLEIGYEIRPWRLWLHEPYDHWTEGVACIMGDAAHPMMPDQSQGACQAIEDAAAIGLVFSKKHFNGDIRESLKAFEEVRKPRATKVQAASARARENINERIGFSSNTNTKVYNVAAEDGKLTIDEMNMYNLNDHVADVFNERRLKENIKSEPKEEDHKLALGRGTFSVAQHNSISAS, translated from the exons ATGTCGACTCAAAGCGGTTGGCGCGCACTTGATGTGGCTGTCATTGGAGGGGGTATCGGAGGTCAAGCAGTTGCTACCTCTCTTCGTCGCCAAGGCCACAAGGTCACCATTTACGAACGTGCCGATTTCGCCGGCGAGGTTGGAGCCTCCATCTCGTGTGCTGCTAATGGTACTCGCTGGCTAGAAGAATGGAACGTCAATATTGAGATTGGTGATCCAGTTATTCTCAGAAAGTTAATCAGCCGCGACTGGAAGACTGGTGAGCCCATCAGCGTCTATGATCTCAAGGATTATAAAGAACGATGGGGATAT GTTTATTACATGTTCCATCGTCAGTATATGCATCGAATGTTGATGGATAGTGCTCTTGGTGAAGGCGAAGGCCCCCCTGCCCAACTCATTGTGAACCACCAG GCTACTGATGTAGATGTGGAGAGTGGGGAAGTAACTTTTGCAAATGGCAAGAAGGTAAAGCACGATGTAGTCATTGGAGCCGATGGCATTGGATCTACCCTTCGAAGTGTTTTTGGCATCAAGCCCGATCGCAAACCAGCGACTTGCACATGCCTGCATACCAATGTTGACACCGCAAAAGCTGTCGAGCTTGGCTTAGTTGACTACTCCCAGAACAGTGCTCTGGAGTATTGGGGAGGTTACAACACGCATTTCAAGATCGTTCTGTCTCCTTGTAACGGAGGCAAGCTCCTCTCTTACTACTGCTTCTTCCCGCGCGAGGCAGGCGACCTCAAGGCACAGACCTGGGATCAAGAGGCCACCCTAgacgagcttctcgaccCATACCCCGATTTGGACCGGTCAGTCTTCAAGCATCTTGAGATTGGGTATGAGATCCGTCCCTGGCGACTGTGGCTCCATGAGCCCTACGATCACTGGACGGAGGGGGTTGCCTGCATTATGGGAGATGCTGCCCATCCA ATGATGCCGGACCAAAGTCAAGGTGCTTGCCAGGCgattgaagatgctgccgCTATTGGTCTTGTTTTCAGCAAGAAGCACTTTAACGGGGACATTCGCGAGTCCCTCAAAGCCTTTGAGGAAGTTCGCAAGCCAAGGGCTACCAAGGTCCAGGCTGCATCAGCAAGGGCCCGGGAGAACATCAACGAGCGCATTG GCTTTTCTAGCAACACAAACACCAAGGTGTACAATGTTGCAGCTGAAGATGGCAAATTGACAATCGATGAGATGAACAT GTATAATCTGAATGACCATGTTGCGGATGTATTCAATGAGCGAAGACTTAAGGAAAACATCAAGTCAGAGCCGAAGGAGGAAGACCATAAGCTCGCACTAGGCAGAGGCACGTTTTCCGTGGCTCAGCATAACAGTATTTCAGCATCTTAG
- a CDS encoding related to HNM1-Choline permease, with product MESNTKDSAASEKMDLQLERSHSMADAERVATKNTDAVELAHLGYKDELQRRFSLPSLLGLCLCLMGTWEACSASIAAALTSGGPPCLWYNFILSFLFTLAIGASLAEIASIYPTSGGQYHWVTALSPERGRKTASWMTGWISIGGQVVLLASAGFYSSFMVQGLISLSNSSYHAERWHATLIYIGILIYCALLNIIGEKVLPTANFISGALHIFGFLAVLIALGVTSKKNTSEYVFTTTFNNTNWSDGVAWIVGMISSIYPFLGYDGACHMAEELPHPRRNVPLAMIGSIAINGAMGVGYVTMLLFSAGSLERILATPYRLPFIQIYYDATHSVVGTTFMVLVSALTAIAAAAAGMTSASRTLWAFARDDATPFHSWIGHIQPRLKIPANAVLVVFVLDLLLGLLYLVNPTASNAILSISATGMYLSYLMPVVCMLVWGRSKLQPSDYGPFKLGKVLGIFLNLAAIIWMAVSIIFSLFPGSLPVTPENMNYSVAVMSGWIILGAVHFAFVGRKKFKMPVVAASVVEGMHAK from the exons ATGGAGTCCAATACAAAGGATTCGGCAGCAtcggagaagatggatctTCAATTGGAGAGATCTCACTCCATGGCTGACGCCGAACGGGTGGCAACTAAGAACACTGATGCGGTAGAGCTCGCCCACCTCGGCTATAAGGACGAACTCCAACGACGCTTCTCGCTACcatctcttcttggcctctgTCTCTGCTTGATGGGCACATGGGAGGCCTGTTCAGCCTCCATCGCCGCGGCTTTGACAAGCGGCGGCCCGCCATGCCTCTGGTATAACTT TATTCTCTCCTTCTTATTCACCCTCGCAATTGGAGCCTCTCTTGCCGAGATCGCCTCAATTTATCCGACATCTGGTG GCCAGTACCATTGGGTTACAGCCTTATCTCCCGAGCGAGGTAGAAAGACAGCTTCGTGGATGACAGGGTGGATATCTATTGGCGGACAGGTCGTTTTGCTTGCGTCGGCTGGCTTCTATTCGAGCTTCATGGTCCAAGGTCTCATTTCCCTCAGCAACTCGTCCTATCATGCAGAGAGATGGCACGCTACCCTCATTTATATCGGCATATTGATCTACTGTGCGTTGCTGAACATTATCGGTGAGAAGGTCCTCCCAACGGCCAATTTTATCTCCG gcGCTCTCCATATATTTGGGTTCCTTGCCGTTCTAATCGCTCTCGGTGTCACGTCCAAGAAGAACACATCCGAATATGTCTTCACGACGACCTTCAATAATACGAATTGGAGCGATGGCGTTGCTTGGATTGTGGGCATGATCAGCTCTATATATCCATTCTTAGGCTACGATGGTGCTTGCCATATGGCTGAAGAACTTCCGCACCCTCGCCGCAATGTACCCCTCGCCATGATCGGAAGCATCGCAATCAACGGCGCAATGGGCGTTGGATATGTCACAATGTTGCTTTTCTCGGCGGGATCGCTTGAGCGCATCCTTGCTACCCCATACAGACTTCCCTTCATTCAGATCTACTACGATGCGACTCATTCAGTCGTCGGCACTACATTCATGGTTCTCGTGTCAGCTTTGACAGCAATTGCTGCAGCAGCTGCAGGCATGACATCTGCTTCTCGGACTTTGTGGGCTTTTGCACGCGATGACGCTACTCCCTTTCATTCATGGATCGGGCATATCCAACCCAGGCTCAAGATCCCAGCCAATGCGGTTCTTGTAGTCTTCGTGCTCGATTTGCTTCTTGGTTTGCTGTACTTGGTCAACCCCACAGCGTCCAACGCCATCTTGTCCATATCTGCTACGGGAATGTATCTTTCTTACTTGATGCCTGTTGTATGCATGCTTGTCTGGGGCCGAAGCAAGCTGCAGCCATCCGATTATGGCCCTTTCAAGTTGGGGAAAGTTCTCGGGAttttcttgaacttggctgcCATTATTTGGATGGCAGTTTCTATCATCTTCAGTCTATTCCCGGGTTCTTTGCCTGTAACACCCGAGAATATGAACTACTCAGTGGCTGTTATGTCTGGTTGGATTATACTTGGAGCCGTTCATTTTGCCTTTGTCGGTaggaagaagttcaagatgCCAGTTGTGGCAGCCAGCGTCGTCGAGGGAATGCATGCAAAATGA
- a CDS encoding related to non-ribosomal peptide synthetase: MAIYGLRSWAPLRLRLAATSTLQHIGGLHSGCGLSAAVWFILKTIHMIRNRGMQHSSVIATGAITSTLICISVLSAFPWLRNNHHNTFERYHRFVGWLGIAMTWVFVILSNLNDINRRKGQSDVSIILGGQELWFAFFITILVALPWATLREVSVQVELPSPRLAIIRFNRGMQQGLVGRISRTAVKEFHAFGIISEGIESPYHYMVCGVQGDFTKRILSHPPTTLWTRELKFTGIGHASAMYKRGIRICTGTGIGAALSTCIQSPDWFLIWIGSDQEKAFGVTICDLIQKHIDPKRMILWDTKKEGRRPDTMQLLNETWVRFEAEVVFITSNRKGNDEIMQGCYTANIPAFGTLWDS, encoded by the exons ATGGCTATCTACGGATTGCGTAGT TGGGCTCCTCTAAGGTTACGTTTGGCAGCAACCTCAACTTTACAACATATTGGAGGCCTTCACTCTGGGTGCGGGCTATCAGCAGCTGT TTGGTTTATCCTCAAAACTATACACATGATACGAAACCGAGGAATGCAGCACAGCTCCGTTATTGCCACAGGTGCCATCACAAGTACACTGATCTGCATATCAGTTCTCAGTGCCTTCCCTTGGCTTCGCAA TAACCATCACAATACTTTCGAGCGTTACCATCGCTTTGTCGGCTGGCTTGGTATAGCA ATGACCTGGGTGTTTGTTATCCTAAGCAACCTCAACGACATTAATCGCAGGAAAGGGCAATCCGACGTCAGCATTATTCTGGGTGGACAGGAACTATGGTttgctttttttattacaATACT TGTTGCCCTACCATGGGCCACGCTTCGAGAGGTCTCAGTGCAAGTAGAACTT CCTTCGCCTAGACTTGCCATTATTCGATTCAACCGAGGTATGCAACAAGGGCTCGTTGGGAGGATCAGTCGTACTGCCGTTAAGGAGTTCCATGCCTTTGGAATTATTAGCGAAGGCATTGAGTCTCCATACCACTATATGGTTTGTGGTGTCCAAGGTGACTTTACAAAAAGGATCCTCTCACATCCACCGACGACACTGTGGACAAGGGAGCTCAAGTTCA CTGGCATTGGTCATGCCTCAGCTATGTACAAAAGGGGAATCAGGATCTGTACAGGAACAGGTATAGGAGCTGCGCTATCTACCTGCATTCAGAGTCCAGACTG GTTTCTTATCTGGATTGGCTCTGATCAAGAAAAGGCCTTTGGTGTAACAATATGCGACCTAATCCAGAAGCATATCGATCCTAAGCGGATGATTTTATGGGATACAAAAAAAGAAGGTCGGCGACCTGACACAATGCAGCTTCTAAATGAGACTTGGGTACgctttgaagctgaagttGTTTTTATTACGTCTAATAGAAAGGGTAACGATGAAATAATGCAAGGATGCTATACAG CTAACATACCTGCGTTTGGTACCCTCTGGGACTCTTAG
- a CDS encoding probable CYB2-lactate dehydrogenase cytochrome b2: MAKKVSVAEIRQHGTQQDIWIVVNGEVYDMTEFAPEHPGGEEIIYQHAGRDASTSYKEIHSPSLIKKSLPTTCYIGMLDTATIDEAWKDQEKVANSKIDATVDVLSEPKFKPDLSEIINLNDFERVAERFLATKPWAVIHTGSNDNITRDANNTFLNRIWLRPEIMRKVGQINTRQRLFGCDLSFPIYISPTGGSKLGGAEGEITLARAAAKTGIVQCFATPSSYPHLEILGATEKHAFFQLYVNKDRSKSEAAIRDAIATGKIKALFITVDVPVISKREEDERASSSSGSGQTRDKKGAGFARLASSFIDPNVCWDDIKWLRSILGDIPIVVKGIQRASDAQMALVVGCDGIVISNHGGRAADGVAPAILTLLEVNRVCPEVFRGMRVLIDGGFRRGSDVVKAICLGASAVGFGRPLLYSLGYGQEGVEHAINIIKDEIETAMRLCGMTDLMRDAHPGYVNTRDLDHLVPGPKDHLPSRRPLPESKL; this comes from the exons ATGGCCAAGAAAGTGAGCGTGGCGGAAATACGCCAACATGGGACACAACAGGATATCTGGATTGTGGTCAATGGAGAGGTATACGACATGACCGAGTTTGCGCCTGAACATCCTGGTGGGGAAGAGA TCATTTATCAACACGCCGGTCGAGATGCTTCCACGTCGTACAAAGAGATACATTCCCCGTCCTTGATCAAGAAATCTTTGCCTACAACATGCTACATAGGCATGCTGGACACAGCGACAATCGATGAGGCATGGAAAGACCAGGAGAAGGTTGCCAATTCCAAGATTGACGCTACGGTTGATGTTTTATCTGAACCCAAGTTCAAGCCTGATCTGAGTGAAATCATCAACCTGAACGACTTCGAGCGAGTAGCGGAAAGGTTCCTCGCCACTAAGCCTTGGGCAGTTATTCACACCGGCTCCAACGACAACATCACGCGCGATGCAAATAATACATTTCTCAATCGGATTTGGCTCCGACCAGAAATAATGAGGAAAGTTGGGCAGATAAATACTCGTCAGAGATTATTCGGGTGTGACCTTTCATTCCCCATATACATCTCGCCCACAGGAGGGTCCAAGCTCGGAGGCGCTGAAGGCGAGATCACACTGGCGCGGGCAGCAGCGAAAACAGGCATAGTCCAATGTTTTGCTACACCGTCGTCATATCCTCATCTAGAGATCTTGGGGGCTACGGAGAAGCACGCGTTCTTCCAGCTGTACGTGAACAAAGACCGATCAAAATCCGAGGCCGCCATTCGGGACGCTATTGCTACCGGTAAGATCAAGGCTCTCTTTATAACAGTGGATGTTCCCGTGATATCGAAGCGGGAAGAGGATGAGCGAGCCTCGTCAAGTTCGGGGTCTGGACagacaagagacaagaaAGGGGCCGGGTTTGCGCGACTTGCTTCGTCCTTCATTGACCCCAATGTTTGTTGGGATGACATCAAGTGGCTACGTAGCATTCTTGGAGATATACCAATCGTGGTCAAAGGTATCCAGCGAGCATCCGATGCACAGATGGCGTTGGTTGTGGGCTGCGACGGCATCGTCATCAGTAATCATGGCGGACGGGCTGCCGATGGTGTAGCCCCTGCTATTCTAACGCTCTTGGAAGTGAATAGGGTCTGTCCGGAAGTGTTTCGAGGTATGAGAGTCCTTATTGATGGAGGGTTTAGACGGGGATCCGATGTTGTCAAAGCCATATGTCTCGGCGCTTCAGCAGTCGGTTTTGGCCGCCCGCTTTTGTATTCTCTTGGTtatggccaagaaggagttgAGCATGCAATCAACA TTATAAAGGACGAGATAGAGACTGCTATGAGGCTTTGTGGAATGACGGACTTGATGCGGGACGCTCACCCTGGTTATGTCAACACAAGAGACCTGGATCATCTAGTCCCTGGGCCAAAAGACCATCTTCCGAGCAGACGCCCTCTGCCAGAGAGTAAATTGTAA